A part of Gramella sp. MAR_2010_147 genomic DNA contains:
- a CDS encoding HD domain-containing protein, whose amino-acid sequence MASQTKLKILNDPIYGFITIPNERIFKIIEHPYFQRLRRISQMGLSYLVYPGAHHTRFHHALGCVHLMQKAVRILRYKGVGISNEEEEALLIAILMHDIGHGPFSHAMEHSLVEGVDHETISLLFMEEMNSKFNQSLTLAINIFKGSYHRKFMNQLISSQMDMDRLDYLKRDSFYTGAVEGNINSERLITMLNVVNDELVVEEKGIYSVEKFLIGRRLMYWQVYLHKTSLVAEQLLIRVLKRAKELIEKGEKLNASGSLMYFLENKITREYFDAQTLAMFSRLDDNDVISAMKDWMYSDDFVLSNLCEMIINRNLLKVKIKKKRPSREKLEKRSLALQKKYNISEKEASYFVFEGEIANLAYKKEKDNINILHKNGKINDVVKVSDQFNLKAHTNTVTKYYMCYPKVKD is encoded by the coding sequence TTGGCATCGCAAACTAAACTTAAAATATTAAACGATCCAATTTACGGTTTTATTACCATTCCCAATGAGCGGATCTTTAAGATCATTGAACATCCTTACTTTCAAAGACTACGCCGAATTTCCCAAATGGGTCTTTCATATTTGGTGTATCCAGGAGCACATCATACCAGATTTCATCATGCATTGGGTTGTGTACATCTAATGCAAAAAGCAGTGAGGATCCTTAGGTACAAAGGCGTGGGGATTTCTAATGAGGAAGAAGAGGCTCTACTTATCGCAATTTTAATGCACGATATTGGTCATGGCCCATTTAGTCATGCTATGGAACATAGCCTTGTGGAAGGTGTTGATCATGAGACCATTTCACTCCTTTTTATGGAGGAAATGAACTCAAAGTTTAACCAAAGTTTAACGCTGGCAATTAATATATTCAAGGGGAGCTATCACCGAAAATTTATGAATCAGCTTATCTCCAGTCAGATGGATATGGATCGCTTAGACTACTTGAAGCGGGATAGTTTTTATACCGGGGCGGTTGAAGGAAACATCAATAGTGAACGTTTAATTACCATGTTAAATGTGGTGAATGATGAATTGGTGGTTGAAGAAAAAGGAATCTATTCTGTAGAAAAGTTTCTCATTGGTCGTAGATTAATGTATTGGCAGGTATACCTTCACAAGACCAGCCTGGTTGCTGAACAGCTTTTAATAAGAGTTTTGAAAAGAGCCAAGGAGTTAATTGAAAAAGGAGAAAAGCTAAACGCCAGCGGATCTTTAATGTATTTTCTTGAAAACAAGATCACCAGAGAATATTTTGATGCACAAACGCTTGCGATGTTTTCTCGTCTTGATGATAATGATGTGATTTCAGCAATGAAAGACTGGATGTATTCAGATGATTTTGTTTTGAGCAATCTATGTGAAATGATCATCAATCGTAATTTACTCAAGGTAAAAATCAAAAAGAAGCGACCTTCAAGAGAAAAATTGGAAAAGAGATCTTTAGCGCTTCAGAAAAAATACAATATTTCAGAAAAAGAAGCATCCTATTTCGTTTTTGAGGGAGAGATAGCGAATCTGGCATACAAAAAAGAAAAAGATAACATTA